In Phycisphaerae bacterium, one genomic interval encodes:
- the acpP gene encoding acyl carrier protein gives MGVAEAEITRETSFVNDLNADSLDTVELVMEFEDAFEMSIPDEEAEKIQTVGMAIDYILKHLESANKQ, from the coding sequence ATGGGCGTGGCCGAAGCGGAAATCACCCGCGAGACCTCGTTCGTCAACGACCTCAACGCCGACTCCCTCGACACGGTGGAGCTGGTGATGGAGTTCGAGGACGCGTTCGAGATGAGCATCCCCGACGAGGAGGCCGAGAAAATCCAGACCGTCGGGATGGCCATCGACTACATCCTGAAGCATCTGGAAAGCGCCAACAAGCAATAG